In Terriglobus aquaticus, the genomic window CTGCCAGATGTGGGCGCAGCACTCCTGCCCGACCTTGGAATCCGCAGATCCAGCGGCTGCTTGCGGCACAATGAAGGTATGCCTTTCTCCGCTGCTCCGGCGCCGTCGCCATCCTCGCGCATCATCGCCATCGACGGTCCGGCAGGCGCAGGCAAGAGCACCGTGGCCGCGCACCTGGCTCGTCACTTCGGCCTGCTCAACCTGGAAACCGGCGCCATGTATCGCGCGCTGGCGCTGAAGGCTACCGAGCGCGGCATCCCGCTGGACGACCCCGCAGCCCTGACTGCGCTGACCGCGGAGACCACCATCGCGCTCACGCCTGGCGACGGTGCAAACCGAGTCTTGCTGGACGGCCGTGACGTGACCGCCCTGCTGCGCACGCCAGAGATTACGGCCGCAGCCTCGCGCGTGAGCGTTCACCCCGGCGTTCGGCATTGGATGGTCGCCGCCCAGCGCAGCATGGGCCAAACTGCCCCGACCGGTGTGGTCATGGAAGGTCGCGATGTCGGTACCGTCGTCTTTCCCGACGCGACCCTGAAGCTCTTCCTGGACGCTTCCGTCGAGGCGCGCGGCGACCGTCGCTTCCTCCAGACGGGTGTCACCCCGGCGGCCCAAGCCGAGGATCGCGACTCCATCACGCGCGACATCGCCGCTCGTGACGAGCGCGACCGCACCCGCGAGGTCAGCCCCTTGCGACCCGCGGACGATGCCGTTCGCATCGACACCACCGCCATGACGCTGGACGAGGTGCTGGACCGGGCCACCGCTCTGGTCGAGGCAGCATTGCAAAACACCTCCAACCCGGTCCGCTAGCCTGCCGCAAACGCGGCATCCGCCAAGCTTGCACGCCGTCGAAGGTCGCCCGAGAAGCGGGTTGACCTTGCATTTTCCTGTGCTAAAGTAGCCGCAATCGCGCAGAGAGTTTCTACCAGCACCGGCCACAGCCGGCGCGGCTCTGTCTCTGCACGAGCCAACTTGAGGGAGGCGGCACATGGAGCGTGGCACGGTGAAGTGGTTCAACGACGCAAAGGGATTCGGGTTTGTCAGCCGGGAGAACGGCGAAGACGTCTTCGTTCACTATTCCGCGATCAATGCCAACGGCTTCAAGACGCTGCAGGAAGGCCAGACCGTTCAGTTCAACGTGATCAAGGGGCCAAAAGGCTGGCAGGCTTCGGACGTTCAGCCGCTGTAGTTCGCTGGAAGGAGCTGGGCAGCGCAGCCCAGCTCCTTCCTCGCACCAAAACCCGCGTGTCACAGCCTAGAAGCTGTAGCGCAGACCGGCTTCCACACGGCGACCGTTGTCGGCGGCGAACGGAACACCGAACAGCGGAGAGTTGAAGATGCCGCCCACCGAAGTGACATTGGTGTGGTTCAGGAAGTTCGACGACCGCAGGTTTACGGCAATCGCCTGCGGATGGTCGGCTTTGGTGTTGCGCGTCAGCGGAAAGGTCCGCGACAGGTTGCCGTCCATGTAGAACGCCCAGGGCAGCACGCCGCGGTTGCGCGAAAAGACGGCTGTTCCTCCCGTCGCCACCAGCAGGCCGTACCGCGTCTGCACCGCACCCGGCGTGCCGGCAGCGGCATACTGCGGCCGGTCGTTGAAGTTGCCGTCGCCGTTGTTATCGAACCCGGTCGTGATGTTGTAGCGCCGGCCTCCGTTGGCATAGCCATCCATGCTGAACTGCAGCTTCCACGGCAGGGTGACGCTGGCATTGCCAAAGGCCTGCCACGGTGCATTGTCCGATCGGCGGGCAAACTCGCCAGCATCGGAGCGCGGATTCTGCGGTGTGAAGAACGTGTCGTCGTTGGTGTCGTCGATCTGGTCCAGGTGCACCGCGCCCGCAAAGAACTGAACCCGCTTCAGCTTGTGGTTCTCAATGCCACCAAAGATGAAGTCAAGCCGGCCCTGACCGCTCGCCTGCACCTGCAACAGATTCAGGTTGGGCGCCAACGGCCTCGGTCCCGTTGGGCTGCCGTTCAGCGGGGCGTTGATGTTGTTGCTGCGGCTGTAGTTCCAGAACCGGCCATAGCCCAGGTCGGTCATCAGGCTGAAGCCATGCGGCAGGTCGCGAGTGCCGCCGATGTTGTAAATGCCGTACAGCGTGTCCGACAGGTGGGGTGCCAGGGTGCGCGCGGAAAAGATGGTCGTCGCGTTGCCGGAATAGGGCGAGCCGTACACCGGGTTGTAGACCGTGCGCGTAACTCGTTGCACGCCGTCCTGCCGCTGGATCTCCGCCCATTCGCTGCGATTGAACTGGCCGCCAAACATACCCGCGTGCGCGTGCACCGTCCACTTGGGCTCCTTGCCCGGCGCCCACAGAATGCCTAGCCGCGGCGTCAGCACGTCCGTTAGCAGGGGCTTGTCTTGAATGAAGTACCGCAGCCCGGCCGACACCATCACGCCGTGCGACAGCTTCCAATCGTCCTGCACATACAGCGCCGCCTGCGTTTGGTGAAAGTCGACCTCCGGATTCCCGGAGACCCCGGTAAAGGCCGTGGGTGTTCCGCCCGGGAGCCCGGCCAGCGCGCGCCGGTACTGCTCCAGGCCGCTGATGGTGGTAGTCTGCCCGGCCACGGCCTGGTTGCTGCTGTTCAGCACCGGCGCCGTGCCCCCGCCGAACACATAGGCGCCGTTGAAATCCGTTGTCAGGCGGCGGTGTTCGTCGTTCAGAAACAGTTGCAGGCCGGCCTTGAAGGTGTGATGTGCCGTGGAAAGAATCGCGTCGTCGTTGATCTCCGTGCGCAGTTCATGAATGCGTTGCGCCCCGATGCTTGCCCCGCCGCCGGTGAACGCGCCCGCTACCTGCACCTGTGCCGCCGTGGACGCAGGCGTGTCGTTCTCGCCATCCCAGCGCAGGCTTACGCGAGCCTCGTGCATCAGGTTGGCGTTCACGGTGGTCACATTGGAAAAGCGAAGTGTGTGGTCGTACTGCTGGCTGCTGTAGCCGGATTCCTGCAGCGTGGTCCCGCCCACGCCCACGTTGTCCAGGTTCGAGACGGAGCCCGTGTACCCGATGATGAACGTATTGCGTGGCGAAAGCTGCCAGGTCACCTTTGCCGTCGGCTGCCACAGGCGCTGCGGCGTGGCCACGTTCGCCACCACGTTCACCGGGGCGCCGTTGGAGCCAAGAGCGACCGCGTTCACAACGGCGAAGTTGTCGATGCGCCGGTACTCGAGCGACGTAAAGAAGTCCATCGAGTCTTTGCGCAGCGGGCCGCCCAGTTCAAAGCCATAACGCTGCTTGCCGATCGCCGCCTTCGAGTTTGAGAAGGGATCGCGTGCGTTCTCCCAAGGGCTGCCGTTGGTTGTGAACAGCGCACCGTGGTAAGTCTTCTGCCCCGGCTTGGTATAGATCTCCACGCGTCCGCCGTTGCCAAAGGGCGGCTCCCGGTACTCGGCGGAGAACAGGTCAGGGTTCACCTTGATGTACGCGATCGACGCCTTGGGCGGCATGTGCGTCGAGTCCTGGAATCCGTCCACGGCGATCGTCGCGTTGGCGGGATTGCCGCCCATGCCCGACGCCATCTGCTGCACCTCGCGCAGGAGGTCGTCCGGGTCGTCGGCAAGTTGCTCCAACTGCTTGCCTTGGATCTGGTGGCTCGGCCCGGCGGAGTTGGGAGACGATGCCGCGTCGGATGTGTCGGCATCCACGTCCACCGTCGTCTCCGTGGCCGGAGTCAGCGTCAGGTCCAGCGGACCTCTGGCAGGCACCTTGATCTTCAACGTCACCGGCGCGAAGCCTTCCGCTCCCACTTGCAGCGTGTGTGCACCGGTAGAGAGGCACGGCAACACGAAGCGCCCATCCGGCCCGCTCTGTACGGGCGTGCCGCTGTCGATGGAGAGGGTGGCATTTGGCAGCAGGGCAGCGGTTGTATCGCGAACCGTACCGCTCAGCGCCGAACCGGTGCACGCAGCCTGCGCCAGCAGCACGGGCGGGTGGGGAAGCGCTGGAGCGCACAGCATCGTCAACGCAAGCAGAGGGGTTCGCTGCATTGTGGCCCTACCAATCTATTTGTTCCGAAATTGCCGGCGCCTTGCGCCGACATAGACCATTACGCAGAATCTGCAGGTCCGGTTCCTGAAAAGATCCACCAGAAGCCGCCCTTTGTCCACAGCCTGCACGCTGGCCCATGACGCAAAAAGGGCGAGCCCTTAGGCTCGCCCTTTCGCTGTTCCGTCCTGCGTGCTTAGCTGATGTCGCCGTTGAGGCCGTTCGGGAAGAAGCCGCCCTTGGCGCCCGATGCGCTCGCGTACACAATGTCCAGCACCTGCTGCGGCGTGCGGCCGAAGCAAACGTAGTTGCTGTAGGTGTACGTGGTGGCGTTCGCGGCAGTCAGCTTGCCTTCGTCGTCGATGTTGGAGGTCAGGTAAGGACCGCCCACACCGTTCAGCGGCGCGGTGATCTTGTAGTTGATGCCGAAGTCATCCTGACCGGTCAGGCCTGGAGCGTCGGTCGGCAGCTTGCCCAGCGTACCGTCGACCGTGGCGCGCACGTTCGAGATCGCGTTGGCGACCGACAGCGCAACACCCTGGCCGCCACCGCCCACGGTGACCAGACCCTGATCGACCTGGGTCAGCAGCGTGCGAACGATGCCTGCGTGGTAGGCTTCCACCGCGTGAATGCCAGCGGCAGCCGTCAGGTTCGTCTTGGAGATTGCGAGAGCGCCGCCGTGGTACGCGGTCACACCCACATCCTCAAAGATGTAGGAACCCAGCAGGAAGTAGAGGTCATTCGCGAATGGATCGTAGTTCGGCACACCCGCCAGGCTGCCCAGAGTGACGAAGCTGGACTGCAGGTTGATGGCCGGCTGCGCCACAGCAGCGGTGCCCAGCGCGCCTTGCAGGAAGGTCACGTGGTTGCGCTCTTCCAGCGCGATCTCGAGACCGTAGGACTGCACCGCTGTGTTGACAAAGGGAACCTTGGGGTTCGCCTTCACCGTCACAGCACCGGCGGTGCTACCGCCCAGGCTGATCGGCTTGTTGGCGGACTTGTCAGCCGTCACGCCCTCGGTTGCCAGCGTGTAGAACTGTGCTTCCAGGTACTCCAGGTTCAACGCAAAGTTCAGGATCTGCGTGTCGTTCAGCGTGGCCGGAACTGCCGCTGCGGCTTTCTTCTCGCCGCCCAGCGCAGCCGTCGCCGCCAAAGCGCCTGCCCCGAGCAATACGGCCCGGCGGCTGGCAATGATGGAATCAAGCATTTTTGTTTCAGTGGTCGCCATGGTATCTCCGGAAAAAGCTTAGGAAGCAGTCGTCTTGATGTTGCCGTTGAGGCCGGCAGGGAAGAATCCGCCCTTCGACAGGCCCGCACCCGTTGCGCCGTACGCAATGTGCAGAACGTTGTCGACAGAACGCGCGTACCCGACAGACGTGTTCGGATCAGCCTGTACGATCACAGAGGCTTTTCCGGCTCCACCAATGCTGACCTGGGTTTCCGTGCTGCCACCCAAGGTTCCACGTGCCGCAATCAGCTTGTTGTAGTTGCCGATCACAGTCGAGTCGCCCGTGGCAACAATCAGGGTGCGCAGTGACGCGGAGTGATATGCCTCTGCCGCCTGGATGCCGGCAGCCACGTTCAGGTTCTGCGTGTTGGTGAGCAGGGCAGCCGCACCGGTGTACGCTTCCACACCATTGTCTTCAAAGCCCAGAGCCGCGCTGAAGTAGTTCAGCATGCTTGCGAACGGGTTGAAGCCGGTCAGGCCAGCCGCCGTCGCGAGTCCGGTGAAGCCCGTCGTGTAATCCAAGGCCGGCGAGGAGATCGGCGTTGCACCCGCGGCTGTCAGCGCCGCACGCAGCGTGCGGATGTGCTGCAACTCCTGCTGGGCGAACTCGACCGCAATCTGCTGGTAGAACGCATTGGCGCTGCTGAAGCCGGCAACCGGTCCCGTGAAGGAGATGTTGACGTTGCTGCCAGCACCACCGTCGGCAGTCGGTACACCCTGTCCTGTGACCGCGCGCAGGTAGAACTCTGCTTCCAGGTACTCCAGGTTGAGAGCGAAGTTGATCACATCGACGTCGGTCAGTGCGGTCGCTGGCGGAGTGGTTGGCTGGGTCGGGGTTGTGGTCGTGCTGCCGCCGCAACCGGTCAGGGTCGCCGCGGTGGCCACACCGGCTCCGGCCAGGAAACCGCGCCGGGAGAGTGCTCGATTGACAATCTGATTTGTGAGTTGATCCATCACGGGGACTCCTGTGGAAGTGGAACGTTTGAGTACTCGGAAAAGCGTGAAACGTATGAGAACGGGATGTAGGAAGCATCCCTGCTGCGTTAAGTTGCGTGTCGGCTACGGAATACCTTCAGCAGATGAAAGCCGATGTTCGGTCCTTGCAATACGGCCTTCGTACATCGTCCAGCACAGTAGCTTGATCTGAGTGCATCGCGCAAGCCTAGCGTTTAGAGAACGTATGGGAGGCAGGTTTGGATGTATTGCCACGCATTCTCTAGCGCGGCAGATCCTACTGCGAGGCGCAGGTGAACAGCGTGAAGAGAGTACTGCTCGCACCGCCCGACGCCGCACCCAGGTCCACAAACTTGCCGCCCAGATCGACAGACGGGCTGATCGCGCAGGTTGACGCGCCGGCAGCGATGTTGCTGCAGGTGGCAACCGTTGAAAGGTTTGCCGCGGGATTTGTTCCGGAACGCAGGATCATCGCCGCGCCACGCGCACCCGTGTTGTACAGCGTCACCGAACTCACCATGCACGAGCCAGGCATCAGCGTCATCAGCGCCGGCGACTCCGACGCTTGCGTCAGGTTGTTTGCGACGGAGTAGTACTGCACACCGTTGTCGCTGCTCAACAGGGCATGCGTCGCCGTAAACACGGCTCCGCTGGCGCCACTGCCACCCGTGCCGCCGGAGGGTCCTGCCGGTCCAGCGGGCCCCTGGGGAATGGCGAAGCTCAACGTGTTCACCGTTCCGCTGGTGCTCAGCGTGACCGACGCTGCTGTTCCCGCAGGCACGGTGGTCGTGCTACCGACAGCAAAGGTGGGCGTCGCTCCTGTGGGCCCGGTTGCGCCCGCCGACGCCAGCAGCGCCCATGCCGTGCTGCTGTAGGTCCCGCCCACCGGTTGTGTTCCCGTGCTGGCAGAGAGCGCCACATAGGCCGAGCCGCCGTAGCTGACCGCATCGTTCGCGTTGTAGGCCGTGCCGCTGGCCCACGGCCCTCGCCACGTGAGTCCTGCGGGGCCTTGCGCTCCGGGTGCGCCCTGCGGAAGGACGAAGTTCAGTCTGGCAGCGGTGGAGGTGCCGACGTTGGTCACGCTGGCGGTCGTACCGCTCGCCACCGTGCCGATCGTAACGGTCGCCGCACCATTTGCTCCGGTAGCACCCTGCGATGCCAGCAGCGCCCAGTTGCCGCCGTTGGTCTGAACGTCTGTCTCCGGGTTCGCCAGGTTGTTGCCGACCTGCGAGATGTACGACGACCCATTCAGCGACACGGCATCGCCCTTGCTGTAGCCGGTGCCCGCCGACCACCCTCCACGGAACGCGATGCCAGCGGGTCCCACCGGACCGACAGCCCCTGTATCTCCCTTGGGCAGCACAAAATCCAGAACCGCAGCCTGTGCGGTGCCGGCGTTTGTCACGGACGCTGTCGGTCCGCTGGTCACGTTGCGGACTGCAATCGTGGCAGCCGCGCCAGGCGCTCCATTGCTGCCGTTCACGCCGGCAGCGCCGTTCGTTCCCGCCAACGCAAGCGGTGTCCACTGCGTAACGCCAGCCGCTCCCGGCGTGTTGCCCGTGTTGCCACTCACCAGCGACACGTAACTGCTGCCCGCGTACGCTACTGCGTCGCGCTGGCTGTACGTGGTGGTCGAGCTATATGAGCCCTGCCAGGTCAGCCCCGGAGCGCCTTGCGGACCGAGGCCTCCCACCGGGCCTGCAGGACCCTGCGGTCCCGTGGCACCCGTCTGGCCGGGCGTTCCCGCTGCTCCCGCAGATCCCGCCTGCGCCAGCAGCGACCACTGCGGAGCGCTGCCCGGCGGCGTTCCGCTGATCGCAGACGTGGCGATCCAGGACGACCCGGTGTAGCTGACCGCATCGCCCGTTACGTAAGCGCTAACGCTGTTCCAGGCACCGCGAAACGCAACCGGCGCGCCTGTCAATCCTTGTGGGCCAGCGGGCCCGGCCGGACCCGCCGGACCGGTTGCACCCTGCGGTCCGGTCGCGCCCGCATTACCCGGCAGACCCTGTGGTCCCGCTGCACCCGGTGCGCCGGGTGCGGCAATCTGCACCCAGTCCTGCGTGGTTCCGGGCGTATTGCCGTGATTGCCTGCGGTCAGCGAAAGCCAGGTGCCGCCCCCGTACGTTGCTGCATCGTGCAGGGCATAGTTTCTCGTGGAGTCGTAGCTGCCCTGGAAGACTATCCCCGGATCACCCTGCGGCCCGGTTGCGCCGGGCAAGCCCTGTGGGCCCTGCGCTCCAGTCGGCCCCGGCAAGCCTTGCGCGCCTTGCGGCCCAGTCGCGCCCTGCAGACCCTGCGGCCCGGTCGAGCCCGCGGCAGCCAGCAAAATCCAGTCCGGGGTCGTTCCCGGCGTGTTGCCATGATTGCCTGCCGTTGCCGAGAGCCAGCTTTGGCCCTGCCAAGCCACCGCGTCGTTCAGAGCGTAGTTGGTTCCGGACGCGTAGATGCCCTGCCACGTAATGCCGACCGGCCCCGGCGCACCCTGCGGGCCAGGCAGCCCTCTGTCGCCTTGCGGACCCTGCGCCCCATCGCGGCCCGGTGCGCCTTGTGGCCCCGGCGATCCGACCGGTCCCGTAGGTCCCTGTTGTCCTGCCGGTCCCATGGTTCCCGGCAGGCCTTGCGGCCCCTGCGGCCCAGCCGCTCCGGTCGGTCCTTGCAAGCCCTGCGGCCCCTGGCTGGTCAACAGACCCCATTGCAGCGGCGACTGGTCCGGCGTGTTGCCATGGTTGCTGTCGGCCAGCGAAGCCCACGATCCGCCCTGCCATAGCACCACGTCGCCGGCGGCGTAATTGGCCGCGGACTGGTACGGCCCCTGGTAGACGAATCCTGGACGCCCCGTCTGTCCCGACGGTCCTTGCGGCCCGGCCGGCCCCGCTGCTCCCGGCAGCCCCGGAATGCCTTGCGGTCCCTGCGGCCCAGTCGCCCCGGCTACGCCCTGCGGCCCCTGGATGCCGACCGCCGCAGGCACCAGCGGAGCCCAAGCCGCCGCGCTCGCGTCGGGCGTGTTGCCGTGATTGCCGTCCACCAGCGAGATCCACGCGGCGGACTGCCATGTGACCACATCGTTGATGGCGTAGTTGGTGCCGCTGACGTAATTGCCCTGGTACGCCAGGTTCTTCGTGACGACCGTCGTGGTTCCACCGCCTGAACCCGCGGCTGGCACCAGCACGGCCCAACTCGCAGGCGACTGGTCCGGGGTGTTGCCCGCATTGCTGCTGGAGATGGAAACCCACGCCGCGGACTGCCACGTCACCACGTCGTTCAGGCCGTAATTGGTGGCGGCGGCGTACACGCCCTTGTACCCCAGCGAGGGCGTACCCGGGACGGGAGAACCGGTCCCTGTACCCGACGCTGCCGGTACCAGCACCGCCCAGGCTCCCGGCGATTGATCCGGTGTGTTCCCCTGATTGGCTGCGGCGATCGAGACCCAGGCGCCGTTGGCCCAGCTCACTACATCGTTCACGCCATAGAGAACCGCCGCGCTATACGCTCCCTTGTAGCCGAGGCTCGGCGTGCTGGGAGTGCCGGTCCCAGTGCCTGCCGCCGGCACCAGCACCGCCCAGTACACGCTGCCGCTGACCGGCGTATTGCCCATGTTGTTGCCCAGCAGCGAAACCCAGGCCGCGCTGTTGTAGCTGACAACCTCGTTCGCGGCATAGCTTGCCGCCGTGCTGAACGTGCCGCGATAGACGAGTCCTACGGCCGGGTTCACACCGGTGGCGGAGCTTGCTGCGGGAACAAGGACACTCCACTGGGTGGAGCCCGCCGACGGAA contains:
- the cmk gene encoding (d)CMP kinase translates to MPFSAAPAPSPSSRIIAIDGPAGAGKSTVAAHLARHFGLLNLETGAMYRALALKATERGIPLDDPAALTALTAETTIALTPGDGANRVLLDGRDVTALLRTPEITAAASRVSVHPGVRHWMVAAQRSMGQTAPTGVVMEGRDVGTVVFPDATLKLFLDASVEARGDRRFLQTGVTPAAQAEDRDSITRDIAARDERDRTREVSPLRPADDAVRIDTTAMTLDEVLDRATALVEAALQNTSNPVR
- a CDS encoding cold-shock protein encodes the protein MERGTVKWFNDAKGFGFVSRENGEDVFVHYSAINANGFKTLQEGQTVQFNVIKGPKGWQASDVQPL
- a CDS encoding TonB-dependent receptor, encoding MQRTPLLALTMLCAPALPHPPVLLAQAACTGSALSGTVRDTTAALLPNATLSIDSGTPVQSGPDGRFVLPCLSTGAHTLQVGAEGFAPVTLKIKVPARGPLDLTLTPATETTVDVDADTSDAASSPNSAGPSHQIQGKQLEQLADDPDDLLREVQQMASGMGGNPANATIAVDGFQDSTHMPPKASIAYIKVNPDLFSAEYREPPFGNGGRVEIYTKPGQKTYHGALFTTNGSPWENARDPFSNSKAAIGKQRYGFELGGPLRKDSMDFFTSLEYRRIDNFAVVNAVALGSNGAPVNVVANVATPQRLWQPTAKVTWQLSPRNTFIIGYTGSVSNLDNVGVGGTTLQESGYSSQQYDHTLRFSNVTTVNANLMHEARVSLRWDGENDTPASTAAQVQVAGAFTGGGASIGAQRIHELRTEINDDAILSTAHHTFKAGLQLFLNDEHRRLTTDFNGAYVFGGGTAPVLNSSNQAVAGQTTTISGLEQYRRALAGLPGGTPTAFTGVSGNPEVDFHQTQAALYVQDDWKLSHGVMVSAGLRYFIQDKPLLTDVLTPRLGILWAPGKEPKWTVHAHAGMFGGQFNRSEWAEIQRQDGVQRVTRTVYNPVYGSPYSGNATTIFSARTLAPHLSDTLYGIYNIGGTRDLPHGFSLMTDLGYGRFWNYSRSNNINAPLNGSPTGPRPLAPNLNLLQVQASGQGRLDFIFGGIENHKLKRVQFFAGAVHLDQIDDTNDDTFFTPQNPRSDAGEFARRSDNAPWQAFGNASVTLPWKLQFSMDGYANGGRRYNITTGFDNNGDGNFNDRPQYAAAGTPGAVQTRYGLLVATGGTAVFSRNRGVLPWAFYMDGNLSRTFPLTRNTKADHPQAIAVNLRSSNFLNHTNVTSVGGIFNSPLFGVPFAADNGRRVEAGLRYSF
- a CDS encoding ferritin-like domain-containing protein; this translates as MATTETKMLDSIIASRRAVLLGAGALAATAALGGEKKAAAAVPATLNDTQILNFALNLEYLEAQFYTLATEGVTADKSANKPISLGGSTAGAVTVKANPKVPFVNTAVQSYGLEIALEERNHVTFLQGALGTAAVAQPAINLQSSFVTLGSLAGVPNYDPFANDLYFLLGSYIFEDVGVTAYHGGALAISKTNLTAAAGIHAVEAYHAGIVRTLLTQVDQGLVTVGGGGQGVALSVANAISNVRATVDGTLGKLPTDAPGLTGQDDFGINYKITAPLNGVGGPYLTSNIDDEGKLTAANATTYTYSNYVCFGRTPQQVLDIVYASASGAKGGFFPNGLNGDIS
- a CDS encoding ferritin-like domain-containing protein, giving the protein MDQLTNQIVNRALSRRGFLAGAGVATAATLTGCGGSTTTTPTQPTTPPATALTDVDVINFALNLEYLEAEFYLRAVTGQGVPTADGGAGSNVNISFTGPVAGFSSANAFYQQIAVEFAQQELQHIRTLRAALTAAGATPISSPALDYTTGFTGLATAAGLTGFNPFASMLNYFSAALGFEDNGVEAYTGAAALLTNTQNLNVAAGIQAAEAYHSASLRTLIVATGDSTVIGNYNKLIAARGTLGGSTETQVSIGGAGKASVIVQADPNTSVGYARSVDNVLHIAYGATGAGLSKGGFFPAGLNGNIKTTAS
- a CDS encoding DNRLRE domain-containing protein, which encodes MSRLRHFVCCRIALGAVASAVAALPAHAAQSTLLADTYVTSLRPSTNYGSLTNLYVNANSTALLRFDLSALPPDATAATIGRAVLRVYVNRVNAPGTLAVAAIGSDWREGAVTYQTLPSTGSAVDTESANAEGQIVAFDVTALVKQWAANPSANFGFAITTASGDVVLDSKESDTTAHPATLDVTMLASSSGAGATGPAGPQGATGPQGPAGPAGPQGAQGIAGVKGDAGGLVYRGAYNVASTYAASDVVTFAGGAWVSMADGNTGSVPSAGSTQWSVLVPAASSATGVNPAVGLVYRGTFSTAASYAANEVVSYNSAAWVSLLGNNMGNTPVSGSVYWAVLVPAAGTGTGTPSTPSLGYKGAYSAAVLYGVNDVVSWANGAWVSIAAANQGNTPDQSPGAWAVLVPAASGTGTGSPVPGTPSLGYKGVYAAATNYGLNDVVTWQSAAWVSISSSNAGNTPDQSPASWAVLVPAAGSGGGTTTVVTKNLAYQGNYVSGTNYAINDVVTWQSAAWISLVDGNHGNTPDASAAAWAPLVPAAVGIQGPQGVAGATGPQGPQGIPGLPGAAGPAGPQGPSGQTGRPGFVYQGPYQSAANYAAGDVVLWQGGSWASLADSNHGNTPDQSPLQWGLLTSQGPQGLQGPTGAAGPQGPQGLPGTMGPAGQQGPTGPVGSPGPQGAPGRDGAQGPQGDRGLPGPQGAPGPVGITWQGIYASGTNYALNDAVAWQGQSWLSATAGNHGNTPGTTPDWILLAAAGSTGPQGLQGATGPQGAQGLPGPTGAQGPQGLPGATGPQGDPGIVFQGSYDSTRNYALHDAATYGGGTWLSLTAGNHGNTPGTTQDWVQIAAPGAPGAAGPQGLPGNAGATGPQGATGPAGPAGPAGPQGLTGAPVAFRGAWNSVSAYVTGDAVSYTGSSWIATSAISGTPPGSAPQWSLLAQAGSAGAAGTPGQTGATGPQGPAGPVGGLGPQGAPGLTWQGSYSSTTTYSQRDAVAYAGSSYVSLVSGNTGNTPGAAGVTQWTPLALAGTNGAAGVNGSNGAPGAAATIAVRNVTSGPTASVTNAGTAQAAVLDFVLPKGDTGAVGPVGPAGIAFRGGWSAGTGYSKGDAVSLNGSSYISQVGNNLANPETDVQTNGGNWALLASQGATGANGAATVTIGTVASGTTASVTNVGTSTAARLNFVLPQGAPGAQGPAGLTWRGPWASGTAYNANDAVSYGGSAYVALSASTGTQPVGGTYSSTAWALLASAGATGPTGATPTFAVGSTTTVPAGTAASVTLSTSGTVNTLSFAIPQGPAGPAGPSGGTGGSGASGAVFTATHALLSSDNGVQYYSVANNLTQASESPALMTLMPGSCMVSSVTLYNTGARGAAMILRSGTNPAANLSTVATCSNIAAGASTCAISPSVDLGGKFVDLGAASGGASSTLFTLFTCASQ